The genomic segment ATTCACGATGCTTACCTTGATCTTAGGCTCGCCTCCAGGTTTGTGGCTCACTTGTGGAGCTTCTGTGTCCATGTCCACATCAGCCTTGTCCTCCACCTGGCCTCGGAGCACCTGGGTCCAGGCCTTGAGGCCAGCCTGCAAACGCACTCCCAGGATGCGTTCAATCTAaggtaacaaaacaaaaatcagtgCCGTTTAAAAACCATCCACGTGAGTAGAAACAATGGTTCAAATATTCAGTGCATTTCCATTCTGACTCACTACATTCAATATGTAACTGAATGAGAACAACAGTTAATCTTTGTCTTGTGGCTAATTTGTGGTACCAACCTCAATGTCAAGCTTGTTGACCCAGATGGGCAGGTTGGAATAGGAGTGCAGATTGAGGTCATCCACTGCCTTTTGTACTCGGTTGAGGATGTCAGAGAAGGTCTTATGGTCAAACATGCAAGTCTCCAAAGAGCGAACCTCCAGATCTATTTTCTCCTCAATCAGTAAGAGGTCATCCACCTGGGAACAACatacaaaagaacaaaattaaCTTGTTTGGAATGATTAAACATTTGTCGTTTAACTCCAAAGTGACAGCTTGAAGCAAATCTGTATTTATTCTAGATGTATGCTACTGAACGGTGACATCTCCACACCGACCTTCTCTTGGAAGTTGAAGACGGTCTCAGCCAACCTCTGAACATATGGATCGAGCTTGTAGGACTCCCAGACTAGAGTGATGCCTTCAGTAATGAGAGCCTGAACTTCTTTCTTAAGTCCAGCCACCAGCAGGGAGATAGatatcctctcctccaccttctcaCAAGTGCGCTCGTAGGTGCGAACGCTCTCGATCAAAGAGATGGCAAATGGGTACAGCTGGTTAGCTTGGTGGGCTTTGTTGACGATGGCCAAAGGAACGCGGAAGCTCAGCCACTTGAGGTTGCGGACCTCTTTGGACAAGGTGATGATCTCTGGCAGGAAGTTGACTTTAAGCTTGAGCATGTTTCCTGTGCGGCCGCGGGCACGAGTGCTCTCAATGGTGAAGATGCGGCCAGACACACCAAGGTTACGCTGCTGCACCTGATTTACAACAGAGAGGGGtgacaaatgtttaaaaactgagGGACAgttagcaaaaaaaataaataaaaacatgcagtgtcaaacatgcagaaataagtttcaaatcaattttaaaatatttgaaaaaatggCAAATTAATACAATGTACTATATTTATGTCTTTGTACAACTCCATACCTTGCGAGCCCAATCATCAAATATCTCTTGAGTGTTGAGCTTAGCCCTGAAGCTATCTCCATCCTGCTTCAGCTTAAGCCCCTCCACATGGTTCTCCCAGCCTTTTCCCAGAACGTCCTCCACCCTCTTCATGTATGCAGTCAGCTGACGGTCAATCTGCTTGGCCCAGATGATGGATCCAGACACAGGTGGCAGGTCCCGGACGTGGCTCATCTTACAGGCCTGGCTCTGAGGATACTGCACTTTGAACTTGTCGTGCAGTGACTCAATGTCATCTTTCACACGCTGGATGAGCTGTGTCTGGTACTCCCGAATGGCACCGCGGATGTGTGGGCGCACAAACAGGGCATTGAAGCGGGAGAAGATGCGGAACATCTCGTTGGCATTCTTGGCGGTTCCCAGCTGATCACGCAGGCGGGCAGTGATACGGGTCTCCACCCGGTCGATGCGCTCATCGTAGCGCTTCATGGCAGCTTCCCAGGCTTCCATGCCTTCCTTTGAAACATCCAGACCATCAACCTCTTTGACATTCTCGTATGCAAGGTTGACTTCCTCAATGGCGTTGGCATCGGCCGCATCAAAGAGAACTCCGGCTACCTTCATATCTTGAGGCTCAACTGTCTCTCCAGGGGCATGCTGCGGCACAGCAGAAACCTGAATACAAAAAGTTAGAtaatttttatgtgtgtgcgcatataAAATAAGACATCTCTACAATAATAGAACATTTAAATGCTCATGTTATAATAATGGCAAGATGTGCTTGTCAGTTAAAGTGAGGCCACTGACTGCAACTTGTAAAAAACCTTTCTggtctataaaaaaaataaaaaataaaaaaagtatatCTACCTGAGGCCTCAGCACACGGACAATGACAGCCCTCAACTGCTCGTGCTGCCTTCTGAAACGTCTCATGTGGTCCAGGCGGGACTGGAGCTTCCTGTGGGCAGGGCTCAGACGCCACACCATCTTCAggttctcctctctctttctctttacaATGTCCCTCAGAAGCACCTGGAGTTTCTCATACTCATCCTCCCAAGTCTGGAACACCTCGAAGCAAGCCACCATTACCTGCGTACACACAGAAGTTCAAAAGAAATTTAGGAGGATGTATAATGTTTTGAGCAGCTAAACGTAAATGTGTACTTCTGGGGGgaaaaggcacaaaaggtcatttATGAATAGAGGCCAAACCACACCGACCTTTTCAAATTCCTCATAGGCAACGTGCATGAGCTTCCTGGTGCCCAACACCTTGAGAAGCTGGGAGCTCAAGTCCCTGGAGATGGCCTCAACTAGACGCAGTGCTCTCTGGATAGGGTACTTGGTGTTCCTAATCTTTTTCAGGTGAGTGAATATGGCCATCAGAGCTTGGCGAATCTTATCAAGCTCTGAGGCAGAGAGCAGGTCATTGAGAGGGAAGTCCTTCATCAGAGGATTGTAGTCATTGACAGTCTCCACAGCCTGTTTCAGACCTGTGAGAAGTAGAGGAAGCAAACATGTTCATTGTTGAAACTACTGTGAGCAAATAAAAGTACAATTTACAAAAACTAAGTAAGTTTTGACTGGCTGTTACTCACCAGTGTCAGTGTCAAAGCTGACAGTAGCATGGAAACGTTTGCCATGTTTGAGAATGTCCAGTGTGAGCAGAACCTCAgggctctctctcttctcttggATCCTATTAAGGGCTCTTTCCAGATTCAACCAGAAACTGATCTCCTGCAAGGCTGTGCCTGAAGCCGGGTCACGATCAAGCTTTGTCACCTGATGAAAGGATGGGTGTCATAGACAAATAAACCCAGTGGTGAGtatgagagaaaaatattttctaatacACCCATTATATGAAATACAAgaacactgttttgttttaaatttgagACAGAAATATGAATTGGCTCTCACCTTTTGGATCTCCCTGATCCAGCGGTTGACTCCAGACTGCAGCTGGTTAAGGAAAGTTGGGTCCTCCACTTTGTCGCCAAAGTCAGTGACCTTGGGCTTCTCCCCACGCTCATAGCACTGTTTGGCAATGTTTGTGATGATGGGGTGGATGAGCAGGCTGATCTCAGGGATCTCAATGttctgctgcaggtggagaAGTCCCATCTCCAGCTCAGCAATCTTTTTCTCTACGGAGGGAGCCATCTTATCCCCATCTCTACAGGGTGATGACAGAGATTTAAGTGCTTTGGAGGAATTTTCCATCAGTGTCACTTTTACTACTGAATGCCGAGTTTGTGATTAAGTTAATTTCACAGGTTTTGAAACCATCAAAAATGTAAGACACATTCTGAGAATTACCTGTCTGCTTTGCCCGATTCGCGAATATAGGACTTGAAGAAAGGTGCGACAGCATTGCTGATGAAAGAGTGGAGTGTCTCGTAGGGAGAATCCTCACTCAAGGTCAGAACTCGAACTTGGGTTGATATGGGCTTGTCTGCATCGATGACTCCTGTCCTCTTGATCAAAGCCAAgctggagggaaggagaggataAATGCATTCACAGTTCAGAATTAAGAAAAGTGGAAGCTGAGTGCCCTGtagtaaattaaacaaatgtcttaaatatagagaaaaGGCAACCTCCTTTACtccatataaacatttttttattttacaaatgcaATTGCATGCTATGGCAAGGCTGAAAGTAAGACCTCCCTTCAGCACTTAAGATGCATAATTTACCTGTTGGACTTGATCCCATAGTGTATGTCAATGCTGACGTTATAAGTGATGcactctttttcttcctctccttcatctccaACATCCTCTGTGTgaagaacaaattaaaaaaaaaaaatcaatgtctGAATGAGTCAACAGAAAATTCATAAAACCATATTCTGTGCACAGCCAAATTAAATAATGATcattgaatgtttgtgtttgcaaaatTCCAATATCCAGTTATTACAATTAAAAACTGTCTATTACTTTatcagtgtttacatttaattaccACCATATCACTCGGGCTGAGCACTAAGATATGCTCTGTTCTTAACTTATTCACCATGTATTTAGTTAGTTAAGGTCAACAAAATTACTCTGCTGCTAATGGTAAACAAAAATTAGAATTGGAAACTAGACAAGGGTGTAgttcatgtatttatttctggGCCGTGTTGTTGCAGGATGACAAGTGCAATTAGACTGCCTGGTCTGTTTCCATCCATCTATGTCCCTACCATCCTTTGCAAGTGAGGTCATGGCTTGCAGGAAAAGATAGATATCTGCAGATACTGCACTCTCTGCATTGCAGCATTAGTATTCTTAGTTCAACAACACGAATAGGCTGgggctggaaaaccaaaacctACAGGCTCAGCCTGTGTGGCTGCCTGGTCATGTGCTATATCAAGAGATCAAGGTTTAGGACTCATAAAAACACGAGTAAGGGCAAACGGGCCTGGATTTTCCTGGAGGAAACTGAAGACAATGTGTTCATTGACGCAGGCTGGTTCGCATGATAACACCCCAGGAAGGTGGATACAACATGACTTGTAATTACGACAAAGCATTCATTCTCTTTGAATTTCTATGATTTTGAAGCTTATGGCGTTTTTTAATCTCTAAATGGGAGCTTTGTCTTTCATAAGCACTGTGTGTTTgccattttctcttttgaaCAGCACCATTCATTTACTAACCTGACTTGGACATAAACGCATTGGTAATGCTAACTTACATAAAATTCTACACCAACATAGCATTGAAGCAGTTAATTCAACTGGGGCTTTAGTTGTATGTATCACACCTTAAACATGTCATTAGATAGCCAACACTGAGCACCTTCTTTGTGTTATTGCTCCCCACCCGGTGTGGCGTAGTAACCTTACAAACGATGTGATGGAGCAAGCTAGATTGGTATCGTTATCTACCCGGCTGTCAAGTAATACTGACCCACATAAACCTTTAATTTAGCCAACGCTGTTTAGTTTAAAAGCAATTCTGGTGATGAATTTCATAGCTACAGACACGTTGTGTTCATaataatgaaacactgaataaaaagtCCTGGTATTCTCTTCAGATTAGCTAGCTAACCACCCCTTGCTAAATGTACCTTTAAGTGCACTTCTTTCGACCAGGACAGTGTGAATTTGGGGGTCGGCCAGAAATTTCCTCATCTGCTCCACGGCGCTCTTCTCCTCTAGGGCGGTTTCCAGGGAGGCCGGGGCCTCGCCGCCATCTTCCAGGAGCAGCGGTACCAGTTTCCGAATGTGCTTCTGCAGCACCGAGGTATCAGCGACCGTCTGAACGGCAGACACCTCCATGGTGCCGGAGTTCTCCTCCGTCCCCCCGCCGTCGGACATTCTTTGAAGCGGTCAACGACGACCTAACGCGGAGCGAAAGTGATCAAAGAAACAAGACTGACGTTGTGGTGTCCGACTGCAGTATCTACTGAGTGGGTCAGACGCTGACTGTCGCTGTCAAAACGCCGCAACCGTGGAAGTCTGATTTATTTGCGCAATGGATTGTGGTACTTGTCGTTTTTAAGAGGAGTATTTCAGTTAACTATACCCGCCTAAAACTACACTTCCCACAATGCAGtagatctttttttctctttgtttttaacactgTATCACAGACAGGGGGAGAAAGGGAGTTGTCTCCAATGATGTGGCTATAAATCCTCCTCAACTATTGCTTTTACAACAAAGTACAAAGTGATAAACACGGTGTTACTGTTTCActaataatgtaatgttaagAAATTACAGTTGCTATAAGCCAATGACAACCTTTGTTACATTTTGACTGGTATTAGCATAACAAGTGCACTTTTTGCTGACTCATCCTGTCAAGAATTAATGAATTGCATAAATTTGTTATGCGTCTtataaattatgtttattacTTCTACATATATTTATAAACCTAATCATCCAGATCCATCAAAATTAAAAGTGTAGTTAGAGCTTGGACTTGATGGATTTGATAATAAATATTGGATGTGGTGCATGGAAATAAGCTTTTGGGGAAGGTCAATCTAGAATACCATcctatgttttaaaaaatttgaACCTCTGTAGCCATAAAAGAGTGGTTGAGGGGTAAAAACGTTACTCATCGACAGGGGAAAGCCTGCATTTCCATTGAATCCAACACAGGCTATtaaaattatcaaaacaaaGCATGGCACCGTTGCCCATTGAAGTGTCCTAATGAGACCAGGAAGAATGTGACATTATGGTTTTGGTGTggttttattaaataaatatcagcATGAAGAGTTAAAACTCAGTTACAAAGAATAATCACTcttaaaacagataaaagcatttcaaaaaacaacatgagcTGGATAGCCTGTACACCATATCCCTGAGAGcaatatattttcaattttagaGCATTAAATTTGCAAGTTACATTACAcatcccacacacatacagtaaaatgtaaCTTCTTGTACAGTATTAACAGCTTATCAAATGATTTATGGATTAAATATGATTACTGGCCTAAAATGAGGAGGCAGCTCTTTTTGTGCTATGAAAGAAGTTTAAAAGATACAGTATGAGACTTCCTTAAGCCTGAGAAAAAACACCCTGCCATTCACAGGTTTGGCAAAATAACAAACTAAAGTTGCATAAACTGAGCtgcttttatttacaaatgaGCATATGTATGTCACCATTTGCCAGCATACCAATTCTGCCTTCATCCCGAGGATTCAATCATGTTGGTAGAGATGAGAAAgtataaatgtcattaaaatagaCTTGACAACCATAGGTAACACGATTTTGGACTTGTCCCTAATGAATCTGAGATACCAGCAAGAAACAATTCTTATACAGCTGTTCTGCTAAATACAGACACGTTCACAAAGCCAATTCCTATTTTTCAGTCAATGGAGAAACTGAAGTCCTGCCTCACAAAATGACACCAGGCTTCCTCCGCACCTTAGGGGACATATTCATGTCAAGAGTAACATGTGATTTCAGTACCACCGTACAGTGCTTTCATCAcagagtaaaaaggaaaaataaaattgttgaTGGAGTATATAAACCCCCACTCAACTACAGTCCATGACCAGTTGATCATTCCTCCTCAGGGAACTTGAATTTAGCATAGACAATGAGCATGACTATGGACATGAAGACGCACAAAGAACCCATCACAAGATAGGCAATACCCAGGAACTCATTCTTGCCCCCCATCCAGGACACATTGCTGAACACCACTGTCTTTCTGCCATCAAAGCTCAGAACAGGATAGTCTGGGGGACAAAATGTTAAGGATATACACCAAGAGGGGAAATGCAGAGAtttatggaaaaacaaaatattattacCTTCATGCTAATACTTTCATTTAAGAGCATTACATACATGAAAACATATCAAGAGCCACACAtctgatttttacatttactatAACTCATGTACACTTACAATCTGAGGTAAATCATGCTGTTTAagaaatttgaatgtttttctagGTATCCACTGATGTACGTTCATCTCAGTGCTTTTTGACTATCAGTAGTCTCAAGTTGTATAAAAATCTACAACTGTGTTTCTTGCATTGGAAAAGatcatcaaaaacacattcatgatGTGTAGTTAAAAGATTGGAACCTGGGCACATAGTTATATGGTCCTTTAAGTAAAATGAAAGATGCCTTCGAGGAGTTTACATAGGCTTTGCCCAAGTAGACGCCAATCAGTCATGCGAAAAATGATTTGCCTAACTCATTTACTTATGTCAGAAGATTTGCCTATCTTTTCTCACCTCAAGAGTCACTCCTGAGTCATTGTGTTCACTCCAGTCAGGTAAAAACAGAACCCCACCCAACCAGTAAAACAAGTTAGACTAAGCTGCTGTGGGTGTAAAGTAACACGTCATTTCAATGCCTGACCCCTTTAGGTTGATATGGAGGTCTGTAAATCTTCCCATGTGGATGAAACCATTAAAACCATTAAACCACACTACTTTACTTGTGTAAAATTATCATCTGAGGATTGAATTATTATCCAGACAAATCGTACTCTTCTACACACTCTCTATAGCTAATGGCATACAACCATGAGCATACTTTCTCTCTTAATACAATaagattcattttaaacagGATTGTTTCCCCCTTCTTTCATCATAAATCAAAGAATATGTGTCAAATTCTTTAAGCACAGGATTCAAACTAAAGAAACATATCTGCTCATATCCTCAAGCCCCATCCTTTAACTCACCATTGCATCTGTAACATGTATAAGGATACTGTAGGCAATTTCAAGTGCGTAGTTTCCAGCTGGCAGCCCCTGTGCAAAGTCACCCTCAGTGATTCGTCGATACAGCTTTCGGAAATTTGGCAGGGCTGCCCTCCTCATCCACACCAGGAAATCTTGGTTGATGAAGCCGTTGTTGGCAGAGTCTGAGGGGTCCAACTCATAAGCCGGCCTGGGCCAAAATATGGGTTTCACAGTGCCTGAAAGTcaaacgtttttttttaatgattaatggTTTATGATTTAATGATTTCTAACTGTTTTATTAACCACAATGTAAGTTTTCATGGAATGTTTCCAAAAGGACCTATTGACAGCCCTGTAGCCGActatttactatactatacctaTTCCACTTTACTAATGCCTTGTGCACACCCATCTCTCCCCTCATTAAACACAATTAACCTGCATCATAGCTCCAACAGAACAGATAAGTGTTACAGTAAAGTGAACAAGTTACTACCGTTAAAGGCGTCCTTCAGAGGTGTGACACTGGGGTTTCTGTATTTGACGTTGTAGTCTGTCCACCAAGCAATCCCTTTTCCATCCAAGGGCACCTGCTTCTTTGACCCATTGACAATTTGATACAGCTTGAAGGTgtctttaaaacaacaaacacaaataatacTTCcataacaaagaaaataaacttaattCCAAATTTGTGGGAGTCATTTTAAATGGCTTTGTGTACCATTGAACATGCTGTTTGCAATGGATCCACATGGTACAATTGGTTTGCCGTTGGCAAACTCATAGGGAGCACAGGTATCACCGGGTTCCTGCAAGGAAggatcaaaataaataatttaactgCACCAATATGTTTGAACAAGGTGACAACTTTTCATATTTGTACTCAACTTTatggatttttcttttgcttttgaaattaaaatggtgtatgtgtgtgtttgcttttcaaTATCCCATGTTGTTAACTCACCTTAAAGTACTTCAGGTCTCCAGACAGCTGGTTAGCATCTTTAGACACACCATACCTTCTGTAGTTCTGGAAGTAGTTGGACAAACCATAATAAAAGAACAAGGGCCCCTGTGAAGGAAAACAgaaccacaaaaacacagccaAGGGTCAGAGGCAGGAGTATAGTTCAACTTGACAAATCATAAAATTACTGTTTATGTATTAAAGTGTGCAAAGCTCCACTGCAACCTTAAAGAGACTGTCAATGGTGAAGTCCACTTTGCAAATACAGTTCTTTACATCTGGGTCAGAGCACTTGAAGCATGGTGAGTCATTCTCAAACCCAGTGTAGTCTATCTGTGTGGCAAAGAACAAGAAAGGTTATCATTAATTATTGATGGCTACAACACCCATCTCCATTCTCTGTTATAGGCACCACACCTCTCTAAACTCTAAAGTACACATCACTTACGAGCAAAAAGTCTGTGAGCAGACCAAAAATGTAATctcaacactgaacacacatcCAGTCAAagttctctccttcctctcttttttgcTGGTGACATTTGACCCTTAATTCTCTGCATGACACTAGACTGAATTATACTGCCAGTCGTCATTCATACCTCCAGCACTTGGATGCTCCGTGAAGTGACAAAGAGAGCAACGCCAATGCCGATGAATGCCAGACCAATGAGGACAAACCCTGGGATGACAATGCCAGCGGAGAGCATGGGCTGCCATGCAGGAAGCCTCTGCTGAGTGAAGGCTGTGTTGTCAGGCCGGTTGGTTGATTCCTGCTCTTGTTTCAccattttcttgtttctgttgtaaagAATGTTAAGCAGTGTGTACTTGTTTGCAGTATGTATGGTGCCTTTTTTTTATAGGCTGTTATACTCATGgaaaacatgtgaaacactCCCTAATAAAGCCTAGATGAACACTGAAGACTTCCCGACTTCTTTGGTGCCTTCCTCTCATTTTGATTTAATGTAGGGCGATTAACACAGCTATATCTTACTTAAAACCAAACACAACCCAACCACCCTAAAGGCAATATGCAAAAATCTTGAATCTCAAATAACAGCAACACCCAAATTAGCCAAGAccaaaaaaaagatcaaatgatTGACTTTTGCCCACTTTTAAATTCGCTTGTTGAGAGAAATTGTTCAATCGAGgcacaaacatatatattctctataaaaaaaaatcaggatttaAGGCGTTACTTACACAAAATCGGCtcaaaatggaaaaactaaGGAATCATCAAAACATCGGTATG from the Seriola aureovittata isolate HTS-2021-v1 ecotype China chromosome 13, ASM2101889v1, whole genome shotgun sequence genome contains:
- the tmem30b gene encoding cell cycle control protein 50B; protein product: MVKQEQESTNRPDNTAFTQQRLPAWQPMLSAGIVIPGFVLIGLAFIGIGVALFVTSRSIQVLEIDYTGFENDSPCFKCSDPDVKNCICKVDFTIDSLFKGPLFFYYGLSNYFQNYRRYGVSKDANQLSGDLKYFKEPGDTCAPYEFANGKPIVPCGSIANSMFNDTFKLYQIVNGSKKQVPLDGKGIAWWTDYNVKYRNPSVTPLKDAFNGTVKPIFWPRPAYELDPSDSANNGFINQDFLVWMRRAALPNFRKLYRRITEGDFAQGLPAGNYALEIAYNYPVLSFDGRKTVVFSNVSWMGGKNEFLGIAYLVMGSLCVFMSIVMLIVYAKFKFPEEE